Genomic DNA from Elusimicrobiota bacterium:
CAAGATTTCAAAAGGAATTTTGGCTTTGGTTAATGTTGATTCCACTTCATCAATGGTTGAAAGAATGCAGTCCTCTTCATTGTAGGCCGGCAATATAACGGACAAAATTTCTTTTGATTCCTGATTCATGTTGAGTGATGATCTCCTTTGGGGGTGGCAATTAGATACTGCTCGTAAGTTTTTCCAGTTAACCGTTGGAAAAAATAAACGAGCTTCAGCCCTGTTTGAATAAATTTGGATGTCGTGGCTCGATCGGCCGGGAACTCGCCTATCCAATAGTCATTTATTGCATAACCGCTTTTTTCCAGGCAATGTAAAAGGGTCTTCTTGCTAAAGTAAATAACATGATAAACCTCATGCATTCGGTTCGCCGCAGATTTAAACAATCCCGCAGTCAATTTATATAGCAGGAGGGAGAATTGAGAGAGGAGGCAATCTTCATTAATGGTTCGAATAATCAATTTCCCGCCTGGACGAATGAGTCCTTTAACGGAACGTAAAAATGAAACTGGGTCTGGCACGTGCTCGAGTACGTCCCATGCGGACACCACATCAAAAGGATTCATCAATGGGATATGTTGGTGATTGCCATCATAAATGTGGATTTTAAAATCCTTCGAAAGGAATTTGCTGATTGACTCTGATACTTCCAGTCCCTCCGCGTAAAAGCCAATTTTTTTAGCCATATTGAGCAAGTGTCCAGTGCCGCATCCAATGTCAAGCAAGGTGGGATTTTGGGCATCAAGGAGGGACTTCGT
This window encodes:
- the ubiG_2 gene encoding Ubiquinone biosynthesis O-methyltransferase; the protein is MPSISPIPISSKSTLACPLCSQSNSLKKIFSGTHTLFKCPQCELIFSDRLIDPKFFDFYRNNEDHFYDRPYFQNANEAPSSDNPNYFNALSRTKSLLDAQNPTLLDIGCGTGHLLNMAKKIGFYAEGLEVSESISKFLSKDFKIHIYDGNHQHIPLMNPFDVVSAWDVLEHVPDPVSFLRSVKGLIRPGGKLIIRTINEDCLLSQFSLLLYKLTAGLFKSAANRMHEVYHVIYFSKKTLLHCLEKSGYAINDYWIGEFPADRATTSKFIQTGLKLVYFFQRLTGKTYEQYLIATPKGDHHST